Part of the Equus caballus isolate H_3958 breed thoroughbred chromosome 5, TB-T2T, whole genome shotgun sequence genome is shown below.
TCTGCCACTTGGGGGCTCACGGCCCACTGGGATACAGGGACAGATACCTGGGCACAGAGCGGACAGATACCAGCCTGGGGGGCCTGAGGTGAGCCTTCCCAGGGCAGGTAGCCTCCCGTTTCTCAGCTCAGCTAGCTTTTGAGGAGATAAGATTATAGGAGGATCATGGTGGGGTCGTGGGGGGACAGAGGGTGCCAATCTGCCTGCTGGGATGGCCACCGCTGTCCAGGCTCACAGCTGCTTGCAGATGCGAGGACTTCCTTCCCCTGAGGCTCTCTGCCGGCTCCACACTGGGCCCCTCAGCCTGCAATCTGCTTCCTTGCCACTGCCCAGGGAgcgctccctcccctcctcacctgTCTACTCCCCTCGCTGTGCTGTGACCCCTGACTTccttcctgctgtccctcccACCTCAAATGCTCCTTTCTTCGCCTATACCATGCCCAGTCCTCAGCCCTCAGGGCCACCTGCCCTGGAACATCTTGGACAGCTCCAGGGCCCATGGCTTTGTCTTTTTCCTCATTCTGCACTTTCTATAGGTGACACAGGCAGAGTGCCACAAGTAACTGCTGATCACCAATAATAGAGCCTATTTAGTGCAGGCCTCACAATAGTGCTGGAGATGCAGACATGAGGGACGGGTGGGCTTGGCCCCAGGGAACTCCCCCTCTGAATGCTGAAGGCACAGCCTTCCATCTCAAAGACCCTGGGCTGAGCTGTCCCCACGGGGTGTGGGAGAGGTGGCTTGCAGTTCAGCTGGAAAGACAGGCTTAAACAGCCACTGACGTGGACAGACATGAATTGTGTCAGGAGGTGCCAGGCGCCTCAGCCCTGCTCAGCAACCGTAGACAGACAGCCAGCCAGCCAGTGGTGCCCAGCCTGTACCCTCTGTCTGCCCACACGGCCCCAGGTCCACTTAGCTGAGGTACCTCCCACACCTCTGCCTCTTCAGCctcattctgcagcccatggtgTCCTGGCCACTAACTGTTTGAGTGATGAGCTGTTTCCTGCAAGCCTCTTGCAGGCAGGGCCATGCCACCATTaccccaccccatcctcccaCCAGTAGGTGGTGGAGGCCTGGCCATCTGCCGGGGGGGCTGTGTGCCTGGGCGGGCGGTTGACCCTCTGCCCGCTCCTCAGGGCCGGAAGGAGCCGCACTACATCAGCGAGTTGTTCCGGGCAGCAGACAAGAACAAGGACAACCAGATCTGCTTTGATGAGTTCCTCTACATCTTGGGCAAGCTATTGAAGGACTACCACCTGCAGTACCACCAGCAGCTATGCGCCCACTACTGCTCCCAGCACAGCCTCTACTAGAGGGAGCACAGGCAGCCTCCTGGGGAGCCTGTCCCGAGGAGCAGGTGTAACCTGACTACGGGCAGCTGAATGGAGAGCTCtgctgtgcgtgtctgtgtgtgcccacatctgtgcatgtgcatgtacACGTCTGTGGAAAGGACAGCTGTGAGGGAAGAGAATAAAGCAACACCGTAGATGTTTCCGGGTCTGTTCAGTTCGTGGATCTGGGCATCTGTTATGGTACCAGAAAGTGGAGGTTTGGTCCGATCATGGAGATCATCCTTTTTGGGCGAGAGACAGCTCCTGCTTCCAGGATCCCCTGTCTGGCAGGGgagacagcccctgccctcagcttTCCGTCTAAGAGGAGCACTCTCTTTTCTTGGGGAGCCGGCTCTCTGACAAGGAGGCTAGGACTCACTAGTAATGCTTCCAACACTCTTTTATTCCACAGACATACGGGACAGGAGCCAGGAGGGCAGAGGCACACTGGACATGGACCCCACTTTTGATGGTctccctgctctggaggagagcgCCCGTGAATCAGTGTGCAAAGGTGGAGAGGCCTGGGCCTGGGAACGGGTCAGGATGGGTGGGGAAGATGATCTGGTGATTGACATGGGGTGGAGGTCGTGGGGGCCAGTGTGTGAGGGAAGATTGCGAGGTGGATTTTACACATGCTGAGTCAGAGTTGGGGACAAAGGCAAACCTGACAAGCCAGCCTGTAATGGGGAAGAGCCATGAGTGGAACCTGGGAACTGccaatcagagaaggcttcctggagaggaGAAGGGTTGGGTCTGGTTTTTACTAATGACAAATGATGATGGATGTGGGCGTTACTCCAACTTGGGGCTATTTGTGACTCACTGATCCGAATCCTCCCCTTGTCCTCTCTCTcgggtgtttgtttttctctctctcaccctggGAGCCCAGGAATCTTATGCAGAATCTCTCTGGGAATGTGTCCTTTGCCTGCTGGGACCCATCTTGGTGGGTTTCTTCTCTGAGGATGGCCTGGGAACCCATGTCCTGAGCTTATTGTGATAGAAGTGATGAGTTTTAAAAGAATGTTGGGCGATTTTCTGCTTGGCTCCCATGTGCAAATGATTGGGGGGGAGTCACTTAAGGGACTTGGTTCGGTTCCCTCTCCCAACTGGGTCTGTGTGCCAAAGAAGAGGAGCAGCGCCCTGTGGGCTGAGCGGGGCGACGTTGGTTTCCGATCAGTCAGGCTCTGAAGCAGGATTTTGACCCTGCTGCTTCCTGGGCCTGGCCTGCCAGCGATTCCCTTAGGTGGGTGCCAGTCCACCAATGCCTGCCTTTCAGGACTCAGCTGGGCGCCCACCTGTTTCCCTCTGGACCTTCCTACGTGCTCCATGGGGTCTGAACTTCCCCTTTGGAGGTGCAAGTCCTGCTGCCCCGTTGTTGGGTTTTACTGTCTGTGTCCTCCACC
Proteins encoded:
- the LOC100061796 gene encoding protein S100-A15A — its product is MTDTPAEESLFQIIHCYHQYAAREGDVETLSLEELKALLMDNVPRFMESLGRKEPHYISELFRAADKNKDNQICFDEFLYILGKLLKDYHLQYHQQLCAHYCSQHSLY